One Capsicum annuum cultivar UCD-10X-F1 chromosome 2, UCD10Xv1.1, whole genome shotgun sequence genomic window carries:
- the LOC107858021 gene encoding cationic amino acid transporter 1-like, whose amino-acid sequence MTNSNYGSVDKRGCGYSKDDFLPEESFTNWGSYVQALRDTKTRLKDRVLSRSSDQLELHGIRDRSQHQMKKSLNWFDLVWFGIGAVMGAGIFVPTGEATKNLAGPAVLLSYVISGTAALLSVLCYSEFSVEIPVAGGSFAYLRVELGDFVAFIAAGNILFEYVVSGAGVARSWTSYFATLCNHKPDDFRINVSSLAEGYNHLDPIAVVILLVICAGASLSTKGSSQFNSIMTIIHLVVMVFILVVGLTQANLANYSNFAPYGARGVLKAAAMLFFAYVGFDGIATLGEEVKNPGRDIPIGLIGSMVVTITIYCLLAGTICLMQPFNQVDVNAPFTIAFQAAGMNWAKYIVAIGALKEMTTVLLASIISQAGYFTHIARTHMAPPFLAAVNEKTGTPVTATVVMVVANCTMAFFTSLDILANLVSIATLFVFSLVPLALLVRRYYVSGETPDRDRDKLILFLVLITLSSIGSGVFWEISENTWIGCIINAGVWFLATLGLNLTLKEARKPKVWGLPLMPWLPSASIAINVFIMCSIDGA is encoded by the exons ATGACTAATAGCAATTATGGAAGTGTTGATAAGAGGGGCTGTGGATACAGCAAAGATGATTTTTTGCCAGAAGAATCGTTCACCAACTGGGGAAGTTATGTTCAGGCATTACGTGATACAAAAACAAGGCTTAAAGACCGTGTATTGTCTCGTTCCTCGGACCAATTAGAGCTCCATGGAATACGCGATCGCAGCCAGCATCAGATGAAGAAGTCACTGAactggtttgatttggtttggtttggtattggtgcAGTAATGGGTGCTGGAATTTTTGTCCCGACTGGTGAAGCTACCAAAAACTTAGCAGGACCTGCTGTTTTATTGTCCTATGTTATATCAGGCACCGCTGCTTTGCTTTCAGTGTTGTGCTATAGTGAATTCTCAGTTGAAATCCCTGTTGCTGGTGGATCGTTTGCATATCTGAGAGTGGAACTCGGCGATTTTGTAGCCTTCATCGCTGCAGGGAACATTCTGTTTGAGTACGTTGTGAGTGGTGCTGGTGTGGCACGATCTTGGACTTCCTATTTCGCGACTCTGTGCAATCACAAGCCTGATGATTTCCGAATCAATGTGTCAAGTCTTGCTGAGGGTTACAACCACTTAGATCCCATAGCAGTTGTTATCTTACTGGTCATTTGTGCTGGTGCATCCTTGAGCACGAAAGGGTCTTCGCAATTCAACTCCATTATGACCATAATACATCTTGTTGTCATGGTTTTTATACTTGTTGTTGGCCTAACTCAGGCGAATTTGGCTAACTATTCAAACTTTGCACCTTATGGCGCTCGTGGTGTCCTGAAAGCAGCAGCTATGCTCTTCTTTGCTTATGTTGGATTTGATGGCATCGCAACTCTTGGGGAAGAGGTCAAGAATCCAG GTAGGGATATTCCTATAGGACTAATTGGTTCTATGGTGGTGACTATCACAATATATTGCCTCCTAGCCGGGACAATATGCCTTATGCAACCTTTTAATCAAGTGGATGTTAATGCCCCTTTTACCATTGCCTTCCAAGCTGCAGGGATGAATTGGGCAAAGTACATAGTTGCAATTGGGGCATTGAAAGAGATGACAACAGTTCTGCTGGCCAGTATTATTAGTCAAGCTGGGTACTTCACTCACATTGCAAGAACTCATATGGCCCCTCCATTTCTTGCAGCAGTCAATGAAAAGACAGGTACTCCTGTCACTGCTACAGTTGTTATGGTCGTTGCGAATTGCACGATGGCCTTCTTCACAAGTCTTGACATATTGGCGAACCTCGTTTCAATTGCCACGCTGTTCGTCTTCTCACTGGTTCCCCTAGCACTTCTGGTGAGACGTTACTACGTGTCAGGGGAAACACCGGACAGGGATAGGGACAAACTCATCCTGTTCTTGGTTTTAATCACATTGTCCTCTATTGGATCAGGTGTTTTCTGGGAAATCAGTGAGAACACTTGGATCGGGTGCATAATTAACGCTGGAGTTTGGTTTTTAGCCACATTGGGGCTAAATTTAACACTGAAGGAAGCGCGAAAGCCTAAGGTCTGGGGATTACCATTGATGCCATGGCTTCCATCGGCTAGTATAGCTATTAATGTGTTCATCATGTGCTCGATTGATGGTGCATGA
- the LOC107859074 gene encoding cation-chloride cotransporter 1 isoform X2, translating to MTGDQIQAPSSPRDGEDVTLTLEQPKPSADKSGTLMGVFVPCLQNILGIIYYIRFSWIVGMAGIAESLLLVVFCGSCTFLTTVSLSAIASNGAMKGGGPYYLIGRALGPEVGVSIGLCFFLGTTIAGAMYVLGAVETFLNAVPIAGIFRETITRVNGTDIAEPITSPSLHDLQIYGIVVSILLCFVVFGGVKMINRVAPAFLVPVLFSLLCIFIGVFSARHDRPADGVTGLNLESFKNNWGSAYQMTNNAGIPDPNGKIYWNFNALVGLFFPAVTGIMAGSNRSAYLKDTQRAIPVGTLAATLTTTGLYLVSVLLFGAVATRDKLLTDRLFSATVAWPFPAIVYVGIILSTLGAALQSLTGAPRLLAAIANDDILPVLNYFKVADGHEPHVATLFTAIICIGCVVIGNLDLISPTSTMFYLVCYAGVNLSCFLLDLLDAPSWRPRWKFHHWSLSLVGALLCIVIMFLISWTFTIVSLALASLIYYYVSIKGKAGDWGDGFKSAYFQLALRSLRSLGANQVHPKNWYPIPLVFCRPWGKLPENVPCHPKLADFANFMKKKGRGMSIFVSIIDGDYHECAEDAKDACRELSTYIDYKKCEGVAEIVVAPNMSEGFRGIIQTMGLGNLKPNIVVMRYPEIWRSENLTDIPATFVGIINDCIVANKAVVIVKGLDEWPNEYQRQYGTIDLYWIVRDGGLMLLLSQLLLTKDSFEGCKIQLFCIAEEGSDAEGLKADVKKFLYDLRMQAEVIVISMRSWEAEGEQQESVETFTAAQRRVVSCLEEMKEQAQRNRTPLMADGKPVFVEEQQVDKFLYTTLKLNLMVQKYSRLAAVVLVSLPPPPLNHPATFYMEYMDLLVENIPRLLIVRGYHKDVVTLFT from the exons ATGACAGGGGATCAAATTCAGGCACCGTCTAGTCCAAGAGATGGTGAGGATGTAACTCTCACGCTTGAGCAACCTAAG CCATCTGCTGATAAATCTGGCACGCTGATGGGAGTGTTCGTGCCATGCTTGCAAAATATTTTGGGGATCATCTACTACATTAGATTTTCGTG GATTGTTGGTATGGCTGGCATTGCAGAGTCATTGTTGCTGGTTGTGTTCTGTGGATCATGTACATTCCTGACCACAGTATCATTAAGTGCTATTGCAAGCAATGGTGCCATGAAG GGTGGTGGCCCTTACTATCTCATTGGTCGTGCATTGGGTCCAGAAGTTGGTGTCAGCATTGGGCTCTGTTTTTTCCTTGGGACTACAATTGCTGGAGCAAT GTATGTTCTGGGAGCTGTGGAGACTTTTCTAAATGCTGTACCAATTGCTGGCATCTTTAGAG AAACTATCACACGAGTTAATGGCACAGATATTGCAGAGCCCATTACAAGTCCAAGTTTGCATGACCTGCAGATTTACGGGATTGTTGTGTCTATTCTTCTCTGCTTTGTCGTTTTTGGTGGAGTAAAAATGATCAATCGCGTTGCACCTGCATTTCTTGTCCCCGTTTTATTCTCACTGCTTTGCATATTTATCGGTGTGTTTTCTGCAAGGCATGATCGTCCAGCAG ACGGGGTCACGGGGTTGAATTtggaatctttcaaaaataactgGGGATCTGCTTATCAGATGACAAATAATGCTGGAATTCCAGATCCCAATGGCAAAATATACTGGAATTTTAA TGCACTGGTAGGTCTCTTCTTCCCTGCTGTGACAGGGATCATGGCAGGTTCAAACCGTTCGGCATATCTAAAGGACACTCAACGTGCAATTCCTGTTGGGACCTTAGCTGCAACGTTGACTACTACCGGTTTATATCTGGTTTCTGTGCTACTATTCGGAGCTGTTGCAACTAGAGATAAGCTTTTGACTGACAG GTTATTTTCTGCTACAGTTGCCTGGCCATTTCCGGCTATTGTTTATGTTGGTATAATCCTCTCAACCTTGGGGGCAGCCCTTCAAAGCCTGACTGGTGCTCCGCGTCTCCTTGCAGCAATTGCAAATGATGACATTTTACCTGTtcttaactattttaaagtggcAGATGGACATGAGCCTCATGTGGCTACTCTGTTCACTGCCATCATCTGCATTGGTTGTGTTGTAATCGGGAATCTAGATCTCATCTCACCTACTTCAACAATGTTTTACCTCGTTTGCTATGCTGGCGTGAACTTATCCTGCTTCCTTCTGGATCTGTTAGATGCTCCCAGCTGGCGACCTAGGTGGAAATTTCACCACTGGAGCCTCTCTCTTGTTGGAGCATTACTTTGTATAG TGATCATGTTTTTGATCTCCTGGACATTCACTATTGTATCACTAGCCCTAGCAAGCCTCATATATTATTACGTTAGTATCAAGGGGAAAGCAGGAGACTGGGGTGACGGTTTTAAGAGTGCGTATTTTCAGCTTGCTCTTCGCAGTTTGCGGTCTTTGGGAG CAAACCAGGTTCATCCGAAAAACTGGTATCCTATCCCGCTTGTTTTTTGCCGTCCTTGGGGCAAGTTGCCAGAAAATGTGCCGTGCCATCCAAAGCTTGCCGACTTTGCGAACTTCATGAAGAAAAAAGGCAGGGGAATGTCCATCTTTGTCTCTATTATCGATGGAGACTACCATGAATGTGCTGAGGATGCTAAGGATGCTTGCAGGGAACTAAGTACCTATATCGACTACAAGAAATGTGAAGGTGTAGCCGAGATTGTTGTTGCCCCCAACATGTCCGAAGGCTTTAGAGGCATTATTCAGACTATGGGTCTCGGAAATCTCAAGCCAAATATAGTTGTTATGCGGTACCCTGAGATTTGGCGTAGTGAAAATTTGACCGATATTCCTGCTACCTTTGTAGGAATAATAAATGACTGCATTGTTGCAAACAAGGCTGTTGTAATTGTCAAGGGTCTAGATGAATGGCCAAATGAGTATCAAAGACAGTATGGTACCATCGATTTATACTGGATAGTGAGAGATGGCGGTCTTATGCTTCTTCTCTCTCAGCTCCTTCTTACAAAAGATAGCTTCGAGGGATGTAAGATTCAGCTGTTCTGCATTGCAGAGGAAGGTTCTGACGCAGAGGGATTGAAGGCTGACGTAAAGAAATTTCTTTATGACCTCCGTATGCAAGCTGAAGTTATCGTCATTTCAATGAGGTCATGGGAAGCCGAAGGGGAACAACAAGAATCTGTCGAAACATTCACTGCTGCACAACGAAGAGTTGTTAGTTGCTTGGAAGAAATGAAAGAGCAAGCACAGAGAAACAGGACTCCTTTGATGGCTGATGGAAAGCCTGTGTTCGTTGAAGAACAACAAGTAGATAAATTCCTTTACACCACTCTAAAGCTGAACTTAATGGTACAGAAATACTCGAGATTGGCGGCTGTCGTTCTCGTAAGCCTACCTCCTCCACCTCTCAATCATCCTGCAACATTCTACATGGAATACATGGACCTCCTGGTTGAAAATATACCAAGGCTCTTGATTGTTCGTGGATATCATAAAGATGTTGTCACATTATTCACGTAG
- the LOC107859073 gene encoding cationic amino acid transporter 1 — MGKATEIEVTESGGGGMRRRNCACTKDDFLPEESFKSWGNYAKALSETPKRLIERALTRSNDEAELEAKARSHHEMKRTLTWWDLIWFGMGAVIGAGIFVLTGLEAKEEAGPAVVLSYAVSGLSALLSVFCYTEFAVEIPVAGGSFAYLRVELGEFVAFIAAGNILLEYVIGGAAVARSWTSYFATLLNFRSDKFLLTAHGLADGYNQLDPIAVGVCFIICIIAVSSTKGSSRLNYIASIIHIVVILFIIVCGLIKSDTKNYTPFAPFGARGVFKASAVLFFAYVGFDAVSTLAEETKDPGRDIPIGLVGSMVITTTIYCLLAITLCLMQPYQNIDANAPFSVAFKAVGWDWAQYVVAAGALKGMTSVLLVGAVGQARYLTHIARTHMMPPWFSYVDEKTGTPVNATTVMMGATAVIAFFTKLEILSNLLSISTLFIFSLVALSLLIRRYYVSGVTTNANRNKLIMCILLILGSSIGTAAYWGLSEKGWIAYCVTLPVWFLATAGICIFIPRARSPKLWGVPLVPWLPSASIAINIFLLGSIDKDSFIRFAIWTAFLLAYYFFFGLHASYDTAKEFEKSKGWKNNIEEGNAASNGLDSKDAPIASGN; from the exons ATGGGGAAGGCAACTGAAATTGAAGTAACAGAATCAGGAGGAGGAGGAATGAGGAGAAGAAATTGTGCGTGCACAAAAGATGATTTTCTACCAGAGGAATCATTCAAGAGCTGGGGGAATTACGCGAAGGCGCTGAGTGAAACGCCAAAAAGGTTAATAGAAAGGGCGCTAACGCGATCAAATGATGAAGCGGAGCTAGAGGCAAAGGCACGGAGTCATCATGAAATGAAGAGGACATTGACATGGTGGGACCTTATATGGTTTGGTATGGGTGCGGTGATTGGAGCTGGAATCTTCGTACTGACTGGACTTGAAGCCAAAGAAGAAGCTGGACCTGCTGTTGTTCTCTCTTATGCTGTTTCTGGTCTATCTGCCTTGCTCTCCGTCTTCTGCTACACTGAATTTGCTGTTGAGATTCCAGTTGCAG GTGGTTCATTTGCCTACTTGAGGGTGGAGCTTGGTGAATTTGTGGCCTTCATTGCTGCTGGAAACATCCTTCTTGAGTATGTGATTGGTGGTGCTGCAGTGGCTCGTTCATGGACCTCATACTTTGCAACTCTACTGAACTTCCGTTCTGACAAATTCCTCCTCACGGCTCATGGTTTAGCCGATGGCTACAACCAACTCGACCCAATCGCAGTGGGGGTCTGCTTCATCATATGCATCATTGCAGTTAGCAGCACAAAAGGCTCTTCTCGTCTCAACTACATAGCCTCGATCATTCACATTGTCGTGATCCTTTTCATCATCGTCTGTGGCCTAATCAAGTCGGATACCAAGAATTACACCCCCTTTGCGCCATTTGGTGCTCGTGGTGTTTTCAAAGCTTCTGCTGTGTTGTTCTTTGCTTATGTTGGTTTTGATGCCGTTTCCACTTTGGCTGAGGAAACTAAAGATCCGGGTCGAGATATCCCCATTGGATTAGTTGGTTCTATGGTGATTACCACCACCATATACTGCTTATTGGCAATAACCCTCTGTCTTATGCAACCTTATCAGAATATTGATGCTAATGCTCCATTTTCCGTGGCGTTCAAAGCCGTTGGATGGGATTGGGCGCAGTATGTTGTGGCTGCAG GTGCGTTGAAAGGAATGACATCTGTGTTGCTAGTAGGCGCGGTTGGTCAGGCCCGTTATCTCACTCACATTGCGCGTACTCACATGATGCCTCCATGGTTTTCCTATGTTGATGAAAAAACAGGGACGCCCGTCAATGCCACGACTGTCATGATGGGGGCTACCGCAGTCATTGCCTTCTTCACAAAGCTCGAAATTCTCTCCAATCTCTTGTCAATCTCGACCCTTTTCATCTTCTCGCTTGTGGCCCTCTCTCTCCTCATTCGTCGTTACTATGTGAGCGGTGTGACCACGAACGCAAACCGCAACAAGCTAATTATGTGTATACTGCTCATCCTCGGGTCCTCAATTGGCACGGCTGCTTATTGGGGACTTAGCGAGAAAGGATGGATTGCCTACTGCGTTACTCTGCCTGTTTGGTTTTTAGCAACTGCGGGAATTTGTATTTTCATTCCTCGGGCGCGTAGTCCGAAGCTTTGGGGTGTGCCTCTTGTGCCTTGGTTGCCATCAGCCTCAATAGCAATCAACATTTTCCTACTAGGATCAATCGataaagattcattcataagATTTGCTATCTGGACAGCCTTTCTTTTGGCGTATTACTTCTTTTTTGGGCTACATGCTTCTTATGACACAGCAAAGGAGTTCGAGAAGAGCAAAGGGTGGAAGAATAACATTGAAGAAGGAAATGCTGCTTCTAATGGGTTAGATAGCAAAGATGCTCCTATTGCTTCTGGTAATTGA
- the LOC107859074 gene encoding cation-chloride cotransporter 1 isoform X1 — MEGGGEEIEIGDENEFPSVMGRKYSPVVAHDNDSAVVEMTSIRPGSSSSLRNHHLNKAKVDVDPNMTSEEREDSLANHSINGPQRESKLELFGFDSLVNILGLKSMTGDQIQAPSSPRDGEDVTLTLEQPKPSADKSGTLMGVFVPCLQNILGIIYYIRFSWIVGMAGIAESLLLVVFCGSCTFLTTVSLSAIASNGAMKGGGPYYLIGRALGPEVGVSIGLCFFLGTTIAGAMYVLGAVETFLNAVPIAGIFRETITRVNGTDIAEPITSPSLHDLQIYGIVVSILLCFVVFGGVKMINRVAPAFLVPVLFSLLCIFIGVFSARHDRPADGVTGLNLESFKNNWGSAYQMTNNAGIPDPNGKIYWNFNALVGLFFPAVTGIMAGSNRSAYLKDTQRAIPVGTLAATLTTTGLYLVSVLLFGAVATRDKLLTDRLFSATVAWPFPAIVYVGIILSTLGAALQSLTGAPRLLAAIANDDILPVLNYFKVADGHEPHVATLFTAIICIGCVVIGNLDLISPTSTMFYLVCYAGVNLSCFLLDLLDAPSWRPRWKFHHWSLSLVGALLCIVIMFLISWTFTIVSLALASLIYYYVSIKGKAGDWGDGFKSAYFQLALRSLRSLGANQVHPKNWYPIPLVFCRPWGKLPENVPCHPKLADFANFMKKKGRGMSIFVSIIDGDYHECAEDAKDACRELSTYIDYKKCEGVAEIVVAPNMSEGFRGIIQTMGLGNLKPNIVVMRYPEIWRSENLTDIPATFVGIINDCIVANKAVVIVKGLDEWPNEYQRQYGTIDLYWIVRDGGLMLLLSQLLLTKDSFEGCKIQLFCIAEEGSDAEGLKADVKKFLYDLRMQAEVIVISMRSWEAEGEQQESVETFTAAQRRVVSCLEEMKEQAQRNRTPLMADGKPVFVEEQQVDKFLYTTLKLNLMVQKYSRLAAVVLVSLPPPPLNHPATFYMEYMDLLVENIPRLLIVRGYHKDVVTLFT; from the exons ATGGAAGGTGGTGGAGAGGAGATTGAGATTGGGGATGAAAATGAGTTCCCTTCAGTTATGGGAAGAAAGTACAGTCCAGTTGTGGCTCATGACAATGATAGTGCTGTTGTTGAGATGACTTCTATTCGTCCTGGATCTTCCTCTTCACTCCGCAATCACCATCTCAA TAAAGCTAAAGTGGATGTCGATCCAAATATGACCTCTGAAGAAAGAGAAGATTCATTAGCCAATCATAGCATCAATGGTCCTCAAAGAGAATCCAAACTGGAATTGTTTGGCTTTGATTCTCTAGTAAATATTCTAGGTCTCAAGAG TATGACAGGGGATCAAATTCAGGCACCGTCTAGTCCAAGAGATGGTGAGGATGTAACTCTCACGCTTGAGCAACCTAAG CCATCTGCTGATAAATCTGGCACGCTGATGGGAGTGTTCGTGCCATGCTTGCAAAATATTTTGGGGATCATCTACTACATTAGATTTTCGTG GATTGTTGGTATGGCTGGCATTGCAGAGTCATTGTTGCTGGTTGTGTTCTGTGGATCATGTACATTCCTGACCACAGTATCATTAAGTGCTATTGCAAGCAATGGTGCCATGAAG GGTGGTGGCCCTTACTATCTCATTGGTCGTGCATTGGGTCCAGAAGTTGGTGTCAGCATTGGGCTCTGTTTTTTCCTTGGGACTACAATTGCTGGAGCAAT GTATGTTCTGGGAGCTGTGGAGACTTTTCTAAATGCTGTACCAATTGCTGGCATCTTTAGAG AAACTATCACACGAGTTAATGGCACAGATATTGCAGAGCCCATTACAAGTCCAAGTTTGCATGACCTGCAGATTTACGGGATTGTTGTGTCTATTCTTCTCTGCTTTGTCGTTTTTGGTGGAGTAAAAATGATCAATCGCGTTGCACCTGCATTTCTTGTCCCCGTTTTATTCTCACTGCTTTGCATATTTATCGGTGTGTTTTCTGCAAGGCATGATCGTCCAGCAG ACGGGGTCACGGGGTTGAATTtggaatctttcaaaaataactgGGGATCTGCTTATCAGATGACAAATAATGCTGGAATTCCAGATCCCAATGGCAAAATATACTGGAATTTTAA TGCACTGGTAGGTCTCTTCTTCCCTGCTGTGACAGGGATCATGGCAGGTTCAAACCGTTCGGCATATCTAAAGGACACTCAACGTGCAATTCCTGTTGGGACCTTAGCTGCAACGTTGACTACTACCGGTTTATATCTGGTTTCTGTGCTACTATTCGGAGCTGTTGCAACTAGAGATAAGCTTTTGACTGACAG GTTATTTTCTGCTACAGTTGCCTGGCCATTTCCGGCTATTGTTTATGTTGGTATAATCCTCTCAACCTTGGGGGCAGCCCTTCAAAGCCTGACTGGTGCTCCGCGTCTCCTTGCAGCAATTGCAAATGATGACATTTTACCTGTtcttaactattttaaagtggcAGATGGACATGAGCCTCATGTGGCTACTCTGTTCACTGCCATCATCTGCATTGGTTGTGTTGTAATCGGGAATCTAGATCTCATCTCACCTACTTCAACAATGTTTTACCTCGTTTGCTATGCTGGCGTGAACTTATCCTGCTTCCTTCTGGATCTGTTAGATGCTCCCAGCTGGCGACCTAGGTGGAAATTTCACCACTGGAGCCTCTCTCTTGTTGGAGCATTACTTTGTATAG TGATCATGTTTTTGATCTCCTGGACATTCACTATTGTATCACTAGCCCTAGCAAGCCTCATATATTATTACGTTAGTATCAAGGGGAAAGCAGGAGACTGGGGTGACGGTTTTAAGAGTGCGTATTTTCAGCTTGCTCTTCGCAGTTTGCGGTCTTTGGGAG CAAACCAGGTTCATCCGAAAAACTGGTATCCTATCCCGCTTGTTTTTTGCCGTCCTTGGGGCAAGTTGCCAGAAAATGTGCCGTGCCATCCAAAGCTTGCCGACTTTGCGAACTTCATGAAGAAAAAAGGCAGGGGAATGTCCATCTTTGTCTCTATTATCGATGGAGACTACCATGAATGTGCTGAGGATGCTAAGGATGCTTGCAGGGAACTAAGTACCTATATCGACTACAAGAAATGTGAAGGTGTAGCCGAGATTGTTGTTGCCCCCAACATGTCCGAAGGCTTTAGAGGCATTATTCAGACTATGGGTCTCGGAAATCTCAAGCCAAATATAGTTGTTATGCGGTACCCTGAGATTTGGCGTAGTGAAAATTTGACCGATATTCCTGCTACCTTTGTAGGAATAATAAATGACTGCATTGTTGCAAACAAGGCTGTTGTAATTGTCAAGGGTCTAGATGAATGGCCAAATGAGTATCAAAGACAGTATGGTACCATCGATTTATACTGGATAGTGAGAGATGGCGGTCTTATGCTTCTTCTCTCTCAGCTCCTTCTTACAAAAGATAGCTTCGAGGGATGTAAGATTCAGCTGTTCTGCATTGCAGAGGAAGGTTCTGACGCAGAGGGATTGAAGGCTGACGTAAAGAAATTTCTTTATGACCTCCGTATGCAAGCTGAAGTTATCGTCATTTCAATGAGGTCATGGGAAGCCGAAGGGGAACAACAAGAATCTGTCGAAACATTCACTGCTGCACAACGAAGAGTTGTTAGTTGCTTGGAAGAAATGAAAGAGCAAGCACAGAGAAACAGGACTCCTTTGATGGCTGATGGAAAGCCTGTGTTCGTTGAAGAACAACAAGTAGATAAATTCCTTTACACCACTCTAAAGCTGAACTTAATGGTACAGAAATACTCGAGATTGGCGGCTGTCGTTCTCGTAAGCCTACCTCCTCCACCTCTCAATCATCCTGCAACATTCTACATGGAATACATGGACCTCCTGGTTGAAAATATACCAAGGCTCTTGATTGTTCGTGGATATCATAAAGATGTTGTCACATTATTCACGTAG